A region of the Canis lupus dingo isolate Sandy chromosome 8, ASM325472v2, whole genome shotgun sequence genome:
gccgTGGGAGAACAGCCCAACCCGCTCAACACAGATTCTAAGAGCTCCGTGCGGGGCTGGGGTCAGGAGGGCCGGGTGTGCCCCCAGGACGGGCGAGAAACGCAGGGCGGCTGCTGCGCTGCAGCCCGGGGCATCGAGCCCGGAACATTCTGTGGCCCCGCGTGGGCATCTCCCGTGACAGCCGCTCCGAGCCGCGCTGGAGCGTTTTTGTCGCTGTCgagcgccccccccaccccccacggtCGGGCTGGCCGGGGCCCGGGTCCCTGCGGCGGTTCAGTGAGGCCGCGGGCGCCCTGCTGACGCCGTCCTGTGTGCTGTCTTTCAGgatttcttcttctattctttAGTCTACGACCCCCAGCAGAAGACCCTGCTGGCCGATAAGGGGGAGATCCGCGTGGGAAACCGCTACCAGGCGGACATCACTGACCTGCTGAAGGAAGGTAGGCGCCCCCCGCGGCCTTCGGGCGCCCTGCTGagctttttctccaaagaaacttGTTGAATGAGTCTCTGCCCGTGCTGCCAACTTCCGCCGCCGGGCGGTGCTGCCGGTGACTCTGCGCAGCCCGCCGTGGCCGTGGTCGTGGTCGTGGTCGGAGGAGCCGTGCGTCCTGCCTCCAGCTGGGAGCcacctgctggggctggggctgggtcccaggagcTGGAGCCTGTACGTGGCTCAGTGCGCCCGGGCGTGGCGCGTGCAGGCGCCGCCCCTGCCGCCCCGCTGCTGAGACCACCCTCGTCACCCCGACATAGGCCCGCTGGCCCTGGTGATCTTGAGGTCTTTGCTCGTTGAGCTGCTCCCGTGGAGCCTGCCCGGccgccagcccagcccagggccccgggcTCCGGCCTCCCTCCCGATGTCTGTGGTCCTGGCTTTAATCCGAGGACAGTTCCTGAGCACCCAGGTTCCCTTTTCTGTGGCCTCTGCATCTCCCTGGACGTGATGCTCCATCCCCCTGAGGCCGGTCTGGTGTTGGCTTGTGTGCCGCCCCCCCGCCCTGTCCGCGCCCGCGTGATCACCACATGCACAGGCACGTGTGCGCCGTCACGCTAATGGGCTCACGTGCTGGCTTGTTGGCTCTCTGTGGTCCCGCCGGTGGGAGATGAGGACGGGGCAGGAGCCACGCCGGAGGCACGCAGGTTCCCTCTGTCCCGTGTGTGGCGAGGCTGCCCTCCTGGCCCGCTGGCCCTCTGCCCTGCGTCCCCCTTCTGGCTCTTCTCCCGTGGGGTCCCCGAGCgcacctgctcctcctgcctgctCACGCCGGCTCCCCTGGCGGCCTCTGAGGAGCAAGCAAGGCCCATCCCCTTGCTGTGGGCGTGGTTGGTGCCGGGGACCAGGCGTCCTTCGGGGCTCGGCTGGCCCATCCGACAGTGGCAGGTCCGCGGCGGGTGCCAGGCTGCCTTCCCTGCGTGGCTGAGGGTGACAGGTCTGGTGACGGCCAGAGGAGGACCCAGAGTGGCCCGAACGTCAGAGGGCCTCGGTTTCCCGGGCAGTGACCTGGTGCCAGGGAGAGGGCTCCTCGGCTCCTCCGAGCGGCCGCCTCAGACCCTTGAGCTGCGGCCCCAAGGAGGCTGTGAGGGCTGCCTCGGGGTGTGGGGCCCGGGCCTGGTCGAGCGAACCTGCAGCAGGGCGGGCACAGGGTGGCCCCTGGAGCCCGGGACCCTCCCAGGGAACGGACTGTGCCCCACCACTCATACGCTGGAGACTGAAGTGGGTGCAGCGTGGGGGCCTGCAGGGTCCCTTGGGCTGGCGGGACAGACGTGCTGGCGGTGGCTGGTGCTGGCCATGGCCCTCAGACTCCAGAGGCCGGGAGGGGTTGGACACCTGGCGAGGGGCCTCAGGGCAGAGGCCCCCCAGGAGGGACACCGGCTACGACCAGGAACGTCCCACCCGCAGTCAGCCTGTGCCGCAGGCTCCAGGGGCGACCGGGAGGGATAACCGTCGCGCCCCTGCGGTGTGGGGCCCTCCTGCCGTGACCCCAGGTGGGCCCGCGAGGCTCGACCTTCCCCGAGGCGAGGGAGCACACGCGTCTCTGGTGACCGGCCCCGCTCAAGCCACCTGCTTGCACAGGCTCCCTGGCCGGCCTGCTGGGCACTGACCAGTGGGACACGCCGTGTGGGTCCCCGCCCTTGGCCTGGAGCGTGCTGTCGCCGCAGCACAGGAGCTGAGTGGATCTCCTGCGGGTGTGCAGCCTGCGGGCCTGGGCTGCCTGAGGACGTGCCCTTGGCGCGGGGGGCTGGCCAGCGTGGCCGTGGGCGTCCTGCACACGCTGGCTGGCTGCCCTGGGCGCGGGCTctccccaggtgtcccctgaccGGCCGCCCTGTCCTCTGGGAGCAAGTTTGCTTCATCAGAAGCTGTCGTGCCTGCCGGATTGTGGGGCTCTGCCCCCAGCTGTGCAGGACACAGCCCCCCAAACGAGCCCCGACTCTGGCGTCTGCAGGCTGAAGAGCGGCCGGGGGTGGTGGCCCTCCTGGAAGAGGATAAACTGAACTGTGGTCTCTTTGGCACTGCGAGGGGTCCCGGCGGGCAGATGCCCACGCCGGATGCAGCCATTGTCCCGTGTCCTGGTCGCAGAGCGCACTGCTGCTGCCGGGCTGCCGGGCTGCCTCTGCCTCAGGAGCCTGATCCAAGCCAGAGCCAGCCTCTGGCACCCCCGTTGTCACACCTGGCCGCCCGGGGCCCACGGCAGGCCAAGCCGTCCCGGGGCTCCCCCGGCCCCTGAGCCTATCATCAGACTCCGCCAGCCCCCAGCAGGcaggccggggcggcggggggaagAGGGGGCTGCTGTGTTTGCAGAGGTGAAAATCCGCTGCGAGCCGAGTATGCCTGGAACTGTGCGTGCACGCCTGCTGCCGCCTCACCTGGGCTCACCGCTTAGCGCAGCGAGTGGCCCTCGGGCccactcccaggaccccggaggcCTGCAGAGCCCTCGCTCCAAGAGGCCTGGCCGTAAGCAGCGGGGGAGGGCCTCGGGGTCACGTTGGCGTCACCGTGTCGTGTTTCCTATAGGTGAGGAGGACGGCCGAGACCAGTCCAGACTGGAGACCAAAGTGTGGGAGGCGCACAACCCGCTCATAGACAAGCAGATCGACCAGTTCCTGGTGGTGGCTCGGTGAGTTCTGGGCACTGGGGGCAGCCAGGGTACCGCCTGGACCCGGGCGCTGGGGCTCAGCAGCTCCCCTGGCCCAGCCCTTGTCTCCCTTCCTGGAGGGTCCCGGGGGCAGCTCCCGGCTTTGGGGGCGGGACCTGTGCACTTGCATCACCCGGGGCCCCCCACCTGCAGGGCCTGAGCAGGCCGGGCACAGGCAGGGCTGCAGGCTGGACGGGGATGCTGCCATCTCTGGATGGGCTGCGGGCCGCTGCCCTGCAGACCGTGGGGAGGTGGCCAAGGGACGTGGCTCCTACGACCCAGGGTCTTCGGGCCACAAGGGAGGCAGTGCTCCGAGGAGCGGCGTTCCCTCCGGCAGGCCCCCAGTGGAGCCCTGAGCCCGGGCCAGCAGGAGGGGAGTCCCTGTGTGGGTGCGGGAGCCCCATGCCCGGGGGCGCCCGTGGATCTCAGCTGGACCCGAGCCTGTGGAAGGGGAGCCCCGGGCAGCGGCTGAGTCAGACCTCTGTCCCGGGTGTCCCCGCTCTGTCCCTGGGGCCTCCCGGCGGCGTCTTCCTGTATCGCTGTGCTGGGGGTTTGGCTGGGGCGCCTCTGTGTCGGGCTCCAGTGGTCACTgtgcccccaccgcccccagctCCGTCGGCACCTTTGCGCGAGCCCTGGACTGTAGCAGCTCCGTCCGGCAGCCCAGCCTGCACATGAGCGCCGCGGCCGCCTCCCGGGACATCACCTTGGTGAGTGGGCCGGGTGCGGGGATCTGCACACAGGTGTGCTGCTGGGGCCTGCTGTGTCCGGGCCACGTTTCCCCCTGGGGTCTCCACGCCAGCCAGGGCAGGCTGGGCGAGCCGTCCATGCCCTCCAGGAGAGCCCAGCAGCTCGTCCTGGGAGCGAGCCCCTCGGAGGCCCCGGTACTCCCGGACCTGCAGCTGCCCCTGGGACTGTCGTCTCTCCTCTCGGGCGGTGGGCCTGGGTGACACCTGTGTGTCCTGCCAGTTCCATGCCATGGACACACTGCACAAGAGCGTGTACGACGTCGCCAAGGCCATCTCGGCGCTGGTGCCGCAGGGCGGGCCCGTGCTCTGCAGGGACGAGATGGAGGAGTGGTCGGCCTCCGAGGCCAGCCTTTTCGAGGAGGCTCTGGAGAAGTACGGGAAGGACTTCACGGACATTCAGCAAGACTTCGTGAGTGCCCCCGGGTGGGCTCCGGGCCCCTCCCAGCACCGCtgtgcaccccccgccccccgagtgTGTGTGCGGCTCCCGGGAGGGCTGGGCTGAGAGCTGCTCCTGCCGCAGGCCGGGGGCCCGTGCTGGCCCGCAGTGTCCTCCTGGCGCCAACACCTGTGCCGCCTTGAGTTTGTCGGTTGTTGACCCACAGGGCTTCTCCCTGTGCGTCCTTGTCTCCTGTCCCTTGAGAGTGTCCCCCAGGGAGCCCTTGGGATTCGCAGCGCGGGCAGGGCCTGTGCCCTCCGGGACCCCCCAGCCCCTGTGCTCAGCTGAACACGTGCACTCACGCAAGAGGCGAGCGTGTctgtcccggggggggggggggcgccacAGGCCGGCCGGCATCTGCTTAGGAGCGGCCCCCGCCCCAGGTGGGAATCTTGATAAGCCTCGGGAAGGTGGAAGGGACCCGTTCAGGATAGAGAAGCCTGCTGAGGCCCCCGAGGGGCAGAGCGGAGAGCAGAGTCTGACTCGCTCAGAGTCTGATGTAGGATTAGTTCGCTGAGAGCTTCCCCGAGAACGACAGCCAAGggcgcccggtggctcagcggttgagcgtctaccttcagcccagctcgtgaccccggggttctgggatcgagtcccacgtcgggctccctgcagggagcctgcttctccttccgcctgtgtctctgcctctctcatgaataaataaaatcttaaaaaaaaaatgacagccagAAGATGGGGCTGCTGGGAACCCTTGGGCCAACTTGCATAGCCAGACGCTGGCGGAGGCCACGGGGCTGGGACCCCGACTGAGACACGCTGGCCCCTCTGCCACCGCTGAGCACTCGAGGTGTAGGCAGGGTCTGAATCTGGGACACGACCAGGCGGGTTTCTGAGTCACGGCCATGCGAGGGAGGGGTGCTTGGCTGGGGAGGCCCCCCACGTACACATGCCGCCCCCTGTCGCGCAGCTGCCCTGGAAGTCCCTCACCAGCATCATCGAGTACTACTACATGTGGAAGACCACCGACAGATACGTGCAACAGGTGAGCGCCCCCACGGGGACCCCGCACCCCACGGGcggcccttccccctcccacgCCCCGAGGTGTGGACAGCCATTTCCCTCTTGAGCCCAGCAGGGTGGCCCTTCCCCCTCCCGCACCCCAAGGGGCGGCCCTTCCCTTCCCACCGTCCTTGACATCAGTTCCACGTTTCCAGAAACGCTTGAAAGCGGCTGAAGCGGAGAGCAAGTTAAAGCAAGTGTATATTCCCAACTAGTAAGTGCGTCGTGCACGTCCTCGCCGTCCCTGGGGACCGTGGGCTGGGTGGGCCGGGGTCCTCGGACCTCTGGCCGCCGGGCGGGTGGGGAGTGGCTCTTGTAGCACAGGCTCCAGGACTCGAGCCCACCTGGCCCAGGGTTCCACTCTGAGCCCAGCACAGCTCTGGCGGCCAGAGCTGGGGTGTAGACAGGGGCTCGAAGTTCTCTGCAGCCGCTTCCAGGACTGGCGGGGAGGAAGCCGGCGCCCCCCGGCGTGGCCGCGAGGCGCTCCCGTGAcgtcctgcctctctcccttgccctAAGTAACAAGCCCAACCCGAACCAGATCAGCGTCAATAACGTCAAGGCAGGCGTGGTGAATGGCGCGGGGGCGCCAGGCCAGAGCCCTGGGGCTGGCCGAGCCTGCGAGAGCTGTTACAGTAAGTGCCCGCCGCCCGGCATCGGGGCCCACCCGCAGCGCTGGGCGCCCTGCTCCGTCCCGGGGTCctggccggggggcgggggccaccCCTCCCGGGAAACCCTCCTCGCGGGTGTGCGGGGGGCCTGggcccgcggcggggcggggcggctcagcgggcgggcgggcgacACTGTGTAATGCTCTCTGCCGTCACTGGTTCTGCTTAAGGACCCGTCTATTTCCAACTTTGTTGTCCGTAGCCGCCCAGTCTTACCAGTGGTATTCTTGGGGTCCCCCTAACATGCAGTGTCGCCTCTGCGCATCTTGCTGGACATATTGGAAGAAATATGGTGGCTTGAAAATGCCAACCCGGTTAGATGGAGAGAGGCCAGGACCAAACCGCAGTAACATGGTAAGTGggcacccctccccgcccccacgcgTGGCCGGGCGCCCGGCCCGCGGTCATGGCGCTGTGTCGGGGCGGCGCGCCCCCTTCCGCAGAGCCCCCACGGCATCCCAGCCCGGAGCAGCGGGAGTCCCAAGTTTGCCATGAAGACGAGACAGGCCTTCTATCTGCACACCACCAAGCTCACCCGCATCGCCCGGCGCCTGTGCCGAGAGATCCTGCGCCCGTGGCACGCTGCCCGGCACCCCTACATGCCTATCAACAGCGCGGCCATCAAGGCGGAGTGTGAGtgccgccccccagccccgggctcgGTCCTCGGAGGAGGGGCTCACCAGCGTGCGGGGCGGCTGGCGGGTATGGGGGTTCTGACCCCGGGCTCCCTTCTGTGTGCCGGGCCCCCACAGGCACGGCCCGGCTGCCCGAAGCCTCCCAGAGCCCACTGGTGCTGAAGCAGGCCGTGCGGAAGCCCCTGGAAGCTGTGCTCCGGTACCTAGGTAAgcctgccccgccccagccccgcgtGGGCAGCCTGGCAGCGGGCGCCTGCAAGGGAGGGAGCCGGCCTCCGTGCTGCCACCGAGCCAGGCCTGGAGGGGCCCTTGGGGCCTGAGCTGCCGTGGCCCCCGGCacgtatttgtatttgtattgcTTTGTATTGCTGCAGCGCGTGGGGGCTTGGGGGGGtccaggggggcctggggggggtcCAGGGTTTGGCCGCACGGACTCAGGACGGGCTTCGGGCATCCACTGCAGACACCTGCAGGATGGTTCTTCACCCCCAGCCCAAGCGGACGGCCCATTGCCGCGTGAGCAGCACACATGCCTGGTCTGCAGCCCACGGGGGGGTCCTCGGCTGGCACCCCTGGGCTCGGCTTTGCCCACTGCTCAGCCAGCCATGGGCGGCTTGTCCTGGGGGCTCACCAGGGTgcttgggggcaggagggagctggCCCCTGTGCTGGGCTCAGGGCGGGATCGTGAGTCAGTCCCTCCAGCGTGGAGGTGGCTGACCTTCTGTGAAGGACATTCCAGAACCATGACCTAATCGCGTTCCACGTGGACACAAGTGGGTTTGGCGTCATCAGATGTCTAGGGTCTGGGTCGGGGGGCTGGGCCTTGCCCCATCTTGAGAGCTACCGGGGCCCGGGGGGGTTGCTTGGCAGGTCCGAGCCTGAGCCTGCGGCCGGCCGGCGCTGAGGGGGGGCGTGGCCTTGGCTGGGCCAGCCTGGCAGTTAATTCATCACCTGGCCGGCGGCCAGCCCGCTGCCATCAGCTCCGGTGGCCTGGACCTAGACACCTCTGATGGGCCTGCTTGTTTATGGGCCTGTGTCTGGAGCCTGGAAGCTGCTGGCAGTCGCCCAGTGATCTGTGGGGCCCAGGCCCGCCTCGCTCTCCCCGCTCCTCGGACACCCTGATGGGCAGGGCCGGCGGTGTGCTCCCCCGGCCGGCCCCGTGGTCGACCTCCATCGGGATGGGCCCCGGGGGCTGCTCGAGCCATTCCCTGGCCACAGTGAGCCCCCGCTGTTGCTCCCAACAGagacccacccccgcccccccaagccCGACCCCGTGAAGAGCGTGTCTGGCGTGCTCGGAGGCCTGACCCCGGCCAAGTCGGCCCCCGTCATCAACAACGGCTCCCCCACCATCCTGGGCAAGAGGAGCTATGAGCAGCACAACGGGGTGGACGGTGAGTCTCCGGCGGGGCGGCCAGGCGGGGCCTCCTCTCTGGGCCGGCGCGGCCTGCTGGCCTGGGGGTGCCCGGCCGGCCCTGTCGCTGCCTCG
Encoded here:
- the MTA1 gene encoding metastasis-associated protein MTA1 isoform X1, which produces MLAGASPHGGAVGPLERTELAWVLGQDLCSEWPFGCVPADTGLLQAFPGARGTARGTPAGDCSLASSWHRVTRSCPELPAISRRRPGWQLGGLPAGLGSVGAGQPPPWASWEIPGACQPPGDRSQAALEPEASWCPHDYVYFENSSSNPYLIRRIEELNKTANGNVEAKVVCFYRRRDISSTLIALADKHATLSVCYKTGPGADNGEEGEIEEEMENPEMVDLPEKLKHQLRHRELFLSRQLESLPATHIRGKCSVTLLNETESLKSYLEREDFFFYSLVYDPQQKTLLADKGEIRVGNRYQADITDLLKEGEEDGRDQSRLETKVWEAHNPLIDKQIDQFLVVARSVGTFARALDCSSSVRQPSLHMSAAAASRDITLFHAMDTLHKSVYDVAKAISALVPQGGPVLCRDEMEEWSASEASLFEEALEKYGKDFTDIQQDFLPWKSLTSIIEYYYMWKTTDRYVQQKRLKAAEAESKLKQVYIPNYNKPNPNQISVNNVKAGVVNGAGAPGQSPGAGRACESCYTAQSYQWYSWGPPNMQCRLCASCWTYWKKYGGLKMPTRLDGERPGPNRSNMSPHGIPARSSGSPKFAMKTRQAFYLHTTKLTRIARRLCREILRPWHAARHPYMPINSAAIKAECTARLPEASQSPLVLKQAVRKPLEAVLRYLETHPRPPKPDPVKSVSGVLGGLTPAKSAPVINNGSPTILGKRSYEQHNGVDGNMKKRLLMPSRGLANHGQTRHMGPSRNLLLNGKSYPTKVRLIRGGSLPPVKRRRMNWIDAPDDVFYMATEETRKIRKLLSSSETKRAARRPYKPIALRQSQALPLRPPPPAPVNDEPIVIED
- the MTA1 gene encoding metastasis-associated protein MTA1 isoform X3, with the protein product MLAGASPHGGAVGPLERTELAWVLGQDLCSEWPFGCVPADTGLLQAFPGARGTARGTPAGDCSLASSWHRVTRSCPELPAISRRRPGWQLGGLPAGLGSVGAGQPPPWASWEIPGACQPPGDRSQAALEPEASWCPHDYVYFENSSSNPYLIRRIEELNKTANGNVEAKVVCFYRRRDISSTLIALADKHATLSVCYKTGPGADNGEEGEIEEEMENPEMVDLPEKLKHQLRHRELFLSRQLESLPATHIRGKCSVTLLNETESLKSYLEREDFFFYSLVYDPQQKTLLADKGEIRVGNRYQADITDLLKEGEEDGRDQSRLETKVWEAHNPLIDKQIDQFLVVARSVGTFARALDCSSSVRQPSLHMSAAAASRDITLFHAMDTLHKSVYDVAKAISALVPQGGPVLCRDEMEEWSASEASLFEEALEKYGKDFTDIQQDFLPWKSLTSIIEYYYMWKTTDRYVQQKRLKAAEAESKLKQVYIPNYNKPNPNQISVNNVKAGVVNGAGAPGQSPGAGRACESCYTAQSYQWYSWGPPNMQCRLCASCWTYWKKYGGLKMPTRLDGERPGPNRSNMSPHGIPARSSGSPKFAMKTRQAFYLHTTKLTRIARRLCREILRPWHAARHPYMPINSAAIKAECTARLPEASQSPLVLKQAVRKPLEAVLRYLGLANHGQTRHMGPSRNLLLNGKSYPTKVRLIRGGSLPPVKRRRMNWIDAPDDVFYMATEETRKIRKLLSSSETKRAARRPYKPIALRQSQALPLRPPPPAPVNDEPIVIED
- the MTA1 gene encoding metastasis-associated protein MTA1 isoform X5, which codes for MAANMYRVGDYVYFENSSSNPYLIRRIEELNKTANGNVEAKVVCFYRRRDISSTLIALADKHATLSVCYKTGPGADNGEEGEIEEEMENPEMVDLPEKLKHQLRHRELFLSRQLESLPATHIRGKCSVTLLNETESLKSYLEREDFFFYSLVYDPQQKTLLADKGEIRVGNRYQADITDLLKEGEEDGRDQSRLETKVWEAHNPLIDKQIDQFLVVARSVGTFARALDCSSSVRQPSLHMSAAAASRDITLFHAMDTLHKSVYDVAKAISALVPQGGPVLCRDEMEEWSASEASLFEEALEKYGKDFTDIQQDFLPWKSLTSIIEYYYMWKTTDRYVQQKRLKAAEAESKLKQVYIPNYNKPNPNQISVNNVKAGVVNGAGAPGQSPGAGRACESCYTAQSYQWYSWGPPNMQCRLCASCWTYWKKYGGLKMPTRLDGERPGPNRSNMSPHGIPARSSGSPKFAMKTRQAFYLHTTKLTRIARRLCREILRPWHAARHPYMPINSAAIKAECTARLPEASQSPLVLKQAVRKPLEAVLRYLETHPRPPKPDPVKSVSGVLGGLTPAKSAPVINNGSPTILGKRSYEQHNGVDGNMKKRLLMPSRGLANHGQTRHMGPSRNLLLNGKSYPTKVRLIRGGSLPPVKRRRMNWIDAPDDVFYMATEETRKIRKLLSSSETKRAARRPYKPIALRQSQALPLRPPPPAPVNDEPIVIED
- the MTA1 gene encoding metastasis-associated protein MTA1 isoform X4 — encoded protein: MAASHPAVASGSTDYVYFENSSSNPYLIRRIEELNKTANGNVEAKVVCFYRRRDISSTLIALADKHATLSVCYKTGPGADNGEEGEIEEEMENPEMVDLPEKLKHQLRHRELFLSRQLESLPATHIRGKCSVTLLNETESLKSYLEREDFFFYSLVYDPQQKTLLADKGEIRVGNRYQADITDLLKEGEEDGRDQSRLETKVWEAHNPLIDKQIDQFLVVARSVGTFARALDCSSSVRQPSLHMSAAAASRDITLFHAMDTLHKSVYDVAKAISALVPQGGPVLCRDEMEEWSASEASLFEEALEKYGKDFTDIQQDFLPWKSLTSIIEYYYMWKTTDRYVQQKRLKAAEAESKLKQVYIPNYNKPNPNQISVNNVKAGVVNGAGAPGQSPGAGRACESCYTAQSYQWYSWGPPNMQCRLCASCWTYWKKYGGLKMPTRLDGERPGPNRSNMSPHGIPARSSGSPKFAMKTRQAFYLHTTKLTRIARRLCREILRPWHAARHPYMPINSAAIKAECTARLPEASQSPLVLKQAVRKPLEAVLRYLETHPRPPKPDPVKSVSGVLGGLTPAKSAPVINNGSPTILGKRSYEQHNGVDGNMKKRLLMPSRGLANHGQTRHMGPSRNLLLNGKSYPTKVRLIRGGSLPPVKRRRMNWIDAPDDVFYMATEETRKIRKLLSSSETKRAARRPYKPIALRQSQALPLRPPPPAPVNDEPIVIED
- the MTA1 gene encoding metastasis-associated protein MTA1 isoform X6, whose product is MLAGASPHGGAVGPLERTELAWVLGQDLCSEWPFGCVPADTGLLQAFPGARGTARGTPAGDCSLASSWHRVTRSCPELPAISRRRPGWQLGGLPAGLGSVGAGQPPPWASWEIPGACQPPGDRSQAALEPEASWCPHDYVYFENSSSNPYLIRRIEELNKTANGNVEAKVVCFYRRRDISSTLIALADKHATLSVCYKTGPGADNGEEGEIEEEMENPEMVDLPEKLKHQLRHRELFLSRQLESLPATHIRGKCSVTLLNETESLKSYLEREDFFFYSLVYDPQQKTLLADKGEIRVGNRYQADITDLLKEGEEDGRDQSRLETKVWEAHNPLIDKQIDQFLVVARSVGTFARALDCSSSVRQPSLHMSAAAASRDITLFHAMDTLHKSVYDVAKAISALVPQGGPVLCRDEMEEWSASEASLFEEALEKYGKDFTDIQQDFLPWKSLTSIIEYYYMWKTTDRYVQQKRLKAAEAESKLKQVYIPNYNKPNPNQISVNNVKAGVVNGAGAPGQSPGAGRACESCYMSPLRILLDILEEIWWLENANPVRWREARTKPQ
- the MTA1 gene encoding metastasis-associated protein MTA1 isoform X2: MLAGASPHGGAVGPLERTELAWVLGQDLCSEWPFGCVPADTGLLQAFPGARGTARGTPAGDCSLASSWHRVTRSCPELPAISRRRPGWQLGGLPAGLGSVGAGQPPPWASWEIPGACQPPGDRSQAALEPEASWCPHDYVYFENSSSNPYLIRRIEELNKTANGNVEAKVVCFYRRRDISSTLIALADKHATLSVCYKTGPGADNGEEGEIEEEMENPEMVDLPEKLKHQLRHRELFLSRQLESLPATHIRGKCSVTLLNETESLKSYLEREDFFFYSLVYDPQQKTLLADKGEIRVGNRYQADITDLLKEGEEDGRDQSRLETKVWEAHNPLIDKQIDQFLVVARSVGTFARALDCSSSVRQPSLHMSAAAASRDITLFHAMDTLHKSVYDVAKAISALVPQGGPVLCRDEMEEWSASEASLFEEALEKYGKDFTDIQQDFLPWKSLTSIIEYYYMWKTTDRYVQQKRLKAAEAESKLKQVYIPNYNKPNPNQISVNNVKAGVVNGAGAPGQSPGAGRACESCYTAQSYQWYSWGPPNMQCRLCASCWTYWKKYGGLKMPTRLDGERPGPNRSNMSPHGIPARSSGSPKFAMKTRQAFYLHTTKLTRIARRLCREILRPWHAARHPYMPINSAAIKAECTARLPEASQSPLVLKQAVRKPLEAVLRYLETHPRPPKPDPVKSVSGVLGGLTPAKSAPVINNGSPTILGKRSYEQHNGVDGLANHGQTRHMGPSRNLLLNGKSYPTKVRLIRGGSLPPVKRRRMNWIDAPDDVFYMATEETRKIRKLLSSSETKRAARRPYKPIALRQSQALPLRPPPPAPVNDEPIVIED